A region of Chitinophaga horti DNA encodes the following proteins:
- a CDS encoding ATP-binding cassette domain-containing protein — translation MKHTLQADSIFFEVSGRNILKGGWMMAETGSIVALFGRNGCGKSSLLNVIYGSLTAESGTTRIDGQYLKVPYQHPHLLRYLPAYSFTPPGLTVRRVLADYGITQALLLREFPEFTDRLQQRVGSFSSGERRLLEILLVVMSNSAFVMLDEPFLYLSPIHAEKVLQLIQSRKAQTGFIITDHQYELLFPAADTKMVLVNGQMSVVHTPADLEASGYIKL, via the coding sequence ATGAAACATACCTTACAGGCAGATAGTATTTTCTTTGAGGTAAGCGGCCGCAATATTCTTAAAGGTGGATGGATGATGGCGGAGACGGGGAGTATCGTAGCGTTGTTCGGCCGGAATGGTTGTGGCAAAAGCAGCCTGCTGAACGTTATATATGGCAGCCTCACGGCCGAAAGCGGCACGACGAGGATAGACGGGCAGTATCTTAAAGTGCCCTATCAACACCCGCACCTGCTGCGCTATTTGCCGGCTTACAGTTTTACGCCGCCCGGATTAACCGTACGCCGCGTGCTGGCTGATTACGGAATAACGCAAGCATTACTGCTCAGAGAGTTCCCAGAATTTACGGACCGCCTGCAACAGCGCGTCGGCAGTTTTTCTTCCGGTGAGCGCCGCCTGCTGGAAATATTGCTCGTGGTTATGTCCAACAGCGCTTTTGTGATGCTCGATGAACCATTTCTTTATCTGTCGCCTATTCATGCAGAAAAAGTACTACAGCTGATACAAAGCCGAAAAGCGCAAACGGGATTTATTATCACCGATCATCAGTATGAATTGCTCTTCCCGGCAGCGGATACAAAAATGGTATTGGTAAACGGGCAGATGAGCGTCGTGCATACGCCGGCGGACCTGGAGGCCAGTGGGTACATTAAGCTATAA